In Metarhizium brunneum chromosome 3, complete sequence, a genomic segment contains:
- the cpdS gene encoding Carboxypeptidase cpdS, which produces MKLLPFLFSILAAPITDATPVNEGQVSQPALDHRTANASEDGFKYLNFKTRKYLVDGKSIPEVKFDVGESYAGLLPISPSSNSSLFFWFFPTSNPKASDEITIWLNGGPGDSSLNGMLLATGPFLWRPGTDRPIPNPYAWNNLTNVVYIDQPAGTGYSPGSGTVGNVIDIAEQFTSLFKNFATTFGLERRKVYITGESYAGHMIPYIASRMLDEKNNTYSNVKGVQIVDGVINSFSVIQQAPVVAAVKHFNHVMNLNDTFISDINTRSEQCGYNKFLSEVLTYPPSKKVFATPDKDQPGCSIWSDILTAAFKVNPCFNTYHLTDKCPTPESVMDDGPNSYFNREDVKKVLHVPPKTEYKAHGGFAWSGFPGPDGLAPRPSALGPLPRVIEMTNNTIIAHGLQDFLLLANGSLATIQNMTWNGYQGFQKAPTEPLVVPYRHQRRELDYRKESAMETGVRVEGNAHTERGLTFVSIDTAGHAMPQYTPGAAYRQLEFLLGRIENLQQE; this is translated from the exons ATGAAACTCTTGCCTTTTCTGTTCTCTATCCTGGCTGCGCCAATTACAGATGCGACTCCAGTAAACGAGGGTCAAGTGTCTCAACCGGCGCTCGATCATAGGACAGCCAATGCATCAGAAGACGGGTTTAAATATCTAAACTTCAAAACTCGAA AATATCTCGTCGATGGAAAGTCTATTCCCGAGGTCAAGTTTGATGTTGGAGAGTCTTATGCCGGCCTCCTCCCCATATCCCCGTCATCCAACTCGAGTTTATTTTTCTGGTTTTTTCCGACGAGCAACCCGAAAGCTTCCGATGAG ATTACAATATGGCTGAACGGCGGGCCGGGAGACAGCTCGTTAAACGGCATGCTTCTTGCCACTGGCCCTTTCCTCTGGCGACCCGGAACCGACAGGCCGATCCCGAATCCATACGCATGGAACAACTTGACCAATGTAGTCTACATAGACCAACCCGCCGGAACTGGATACTCGCCAGGCTCGGGGACAGTCGGAAATGTCATCGATATCGCAGAGCAATTCACTTCGTTGTTCAAGAACTTCGCGACGACTTTTGGGCTCGAACGTCGAAAAGTGTACATCACGGGCGAAAGTTATGCAGGCCACATGATCCCTTACATCGCGTCGCGGATGCTTGATGAGAAGAACAATACCTACTCGAACGTCAAGGGTGTACAGATTGTTGACGGCGTGATCAACTCATTCTCGGTGATACAACAAG CTCCGGTTGTGGCAGCGGTAAAGCATTTCAACCATGTCATGAACCTCAACGACACGTTCATTTCCGACATCAATACGAGGTCCGAACAATGCGGCTACAACAAATTTCTGTCAGAGGTCCTGACATATCCCCCGTCGAAAAAGGTATTTGCCACACCGGACAAGGATCAGCCAGGCTGCAGTATCTGGAGCGACATTTTGACAGCTGCGTTCAAAGTCAACCCTTGCTTCAACACCTACCACTTGACTGATAAGTGTCCAACTCCAGAGAGTGTCATGGACGACGGGCCCAACAGTTATTTCAACAGGGAGGACGTAAAGAAGGTGCTCCATGTACCGCCAAAAACCGAGTATAAAGCTCACGGTGGCTTTGCCTGGAGCGGATTCCCCGGCCCCGACGGGCTTGCACCGCGACCCAGCGCCTTGGGCCCGTTGCCGCGTGTCATTGAGATGACCAACAACACTATTATTGCCCATGGCTTGCAGGACTTTCTGCTCTTGGCCAACGGGAGCTTGGCCACCATTCAGAACATGACCTGGAACGGATACCAAGGGTTCCAGAAAGCGCCTACTGAACCGTTGGTCGTCCCGTACAGGCATCAACGGCGAGAACTGGATTACAGAAAAGAGTCCGCTATGGAAACTGGTGTTCGTGTAGAGGGGAACGCTCACACAGAGCGTGGACTGACCTTTGTATCCATCGACACAGCTGGCCATG CAATGCCACAATACACCCCAGGTGCTGCGTATAGGCAGCTTGAGTTTCTCCTAGGACGCATCGAGAACCTCCAGCAGGAGTGA